A genomic region of Bradyrhizobium sp. ORS 278 contains the following coding sequences:
- the infB gene encoding translation initiation factor IF-2, translating into MADQNTPGDKKLGVPSKTLTLKPRVETGTVRQSFPHGRSKQVVVEKRGTKRRVGDGAPDAPHAPEPTVAKAPPPPPPSNRPSGPRPSGGQQRGGSGVVLRTLTEDERSARASALADARVRDLEERRQAEEEARRRAEREAAERAEREAAEARRKAEEERHRHEEEAKRKAELEAKKRFGEGEAPRPAAAAPQPTVSAPARPAQAPGRPQGAPGSRPQQIGGPSSRPGGSQPGGARPAGPRPAGGGPLGRAPAAVAAGPDEDEGPRQIRRGPGGAARPAPPPKTTHKPGPQKQRGRLTVVTALNADDVRERSIASFRRRTQRLKGHAANEQKEKLVREVTIPEAITIQELANRMSERAVDVIRLLMRQGAMHKITDVIDADTAQLIAEELGHTVKRVAASDVEEGLFDVVDDSTDTEPRSPVVTVMGHVDHGKTSLLDALRHANVVSGEAGGITQHIGAYQVTAPDSGKKITFIDTPGHAAFTAMRARGAKVTDIVVLVVAADDGVMPQTIEAINHAKAAKVPMIVAINKIDKPDARPERVRTELLQHEVQVESLGGDVVDVEVSAKNKTNLDRLLEMIALQADILDLKTNSDRPAEGTVIEAKLDRGRGPVATVLVQRGTLRVGDIIVAGAEMGRVRALISDQGETLQEAGPSVPVEVLGFNGPPEAGDRLAVVENEARARQVTSYRAHQKRENAAASISGMRGSLEQMMSQLKTAGRKEFPLVIKADVQGSLEAILGSLEKLGTEEVAARILHAGVGGISESDVTLAEGFNAAIIGFSVRANKEAAALAKRNGIEIRYYNIIYDLVDDVKKAMSGLLAPTLRETMLGNAQILEVFNISKVGKVAGCRVTDGTVERGANVRLIRDNVVVHEGKLSTLKRFKDEVKDVQAGQECGMAFENYGDMRVGDVIECYRVETIQRSL; encoded by the coding sequence ATGGCCGATCAAAACACTCCGGGCGACAAGAAACTCGGTGTCCCGAGCAAGACCTTGACGCTGAAGCCACGCGTCGAGACTGGCACGGTGCGTCAGAGCTTCCCACACGGCCGGAGCAAGCAGGTGGTGGTTGAGAAGCGCGGCACCAAGCGTCGCGTCGGCGATGGCGCGCCCGACGCGCCGCATGCGCCGGAGCCGACCGTCGCCAAGGCGCCACCGCCGCCGCCCCCGAGCAACCGCCCCTCCGGACCGCGCCCGTCCGGCGGTCAGCAGCGTGGCGGCTCCGGCGTCGTGCTGCGCACCCTGACCGAGGATGAGCGCTCGGCCCGCGCCAGCGCGCTCGCCGACGCCCGCGTCCGCGATCTCGAGGAACGCCGCCAGGCTGAGGAAGAAGCCCGCCGCCGTGCCGAGCGCGAGGCCGCCGAGCGCGCCGAGCGCGAGGCTGCCGAGGCGCGCCGCAAGGCGGAGGAAGAGCGTCACCGCCACGAAGAGGAAGCCAAGCGCAAGGCCGAGCTCGAGGCCAAGAAGCGCTTCGGCGAAGGCGAGGCGCCGCGTCCCGCGGCCGCCGCACCGCAGCCGACCGTCAGCGCGCCGGCTCGCCCGGCACAGGCGCCTGGCCGGCCGCAAGGCGCCCCAGGCAGCCGCCCGCAGCAGATCGGCGGCCCGAGCTCACGTCCTGGTGGTTCTCAGCCCGGCGGTGCCCGCCCGGCTGGCCCGCGCCCGGCCGGCGGTGGTCCGCTCGGCCGCGCGCCCGCGGCCGTGGCGGCAGGTCCCGACGAGGATGAGGGTCCGCGCCAGATCCGCCGCGGCCCCGGTGGCGCCGCGCGTCCCGCGCCGCCGCCGAAGACCACGCACAAGCCCGGCCCGCAGAAGCAGCGCGGCCGTCTGACGGTCGTCACCGCGCTCAATGCCGACGATGTGCGCGAGCGCTCGATCGCCTCGTTCCGCCGCCGCACCCAGCGGCTCAAGGGCCACGCGGCCAATGAGCAGAAGGAAAAGCTGGTCCGCGAGGTGACGATCCCGGAGGCCATCACGATCCAGGAGCTCGCGAACCGCATGTCGGAGCGCGCCGTGGACGTGATCCGTCTGCTGATGCGCCAGGGCGCGATGCACAAGATCACCGACGTGATCGATGCCGACACCGCCCAGCTGATCGCCGAAGAGCTCGGCCACACTGTCAAGCGCGTCGCCGCCTCCGACGTGGAAGAGGGCCTGTTCGACGTCGTCGACGATTCGACCGATACCGAGCCGCGCTCGCCGGTCGTCACCGTCATGGGCCACGTCGATCACGGCAAGACCTCGCTGCTCGACGCGCTGCGCCACGCCAACGTGGTGTCCGGCGAAGCCGGCGGCATTACCCAGCACATCGGCGCCTATCAGGTGACCGCGCCGGATAGCGGCAAGAAAATCACCTTCATCGACACGCCCGGCCACGCCGCGTTCACCGCGATGCGCGCCCGCGGCGCCAAGGTCACCGACATCGTGGTGCTGGTGGTCGCGGCCGATGACGGCGTCATGCCGCAGACGATCGAGGCCATCAACCACGCCAAGGCGGCGAAGGTGCCGATGATCGTGGCGATCAACAAGATCGACAAGCCCGACGCCCGCCCCGAGCGCGTCCGCACCGAGCTGCTGCAGCACGAGGTGCAGGTGGAATCGCTGGGCGGTGACGTCGTCGACGTCGAGGTGTCCGCCAAGAACAAGACCAATCTCGATCGTCTGCTGGAGATGATCGCGCTGCAGGCCGACATCCTAGACCTCAAGACCAATTCGGATCGTCCGGCCGAGGGCACGGTGATCGAAGCCAAGCTCGATCGCGGTCGTGGTCCGGTCGCCACCGTGCTGGTCCAGCGCGGCACCTTGCGGGTCGGCGACATCATCGTCGCCGGCGCCGAGATGGGCCGCGTCCGCGCGCTGATCTCCGACCAGGGCGAGACCCTGCAGGAGGCCGGCCCGTCGGTGCCGGTCGAGGTGCTCGGCTTCAACGGCCCGCCGGAAGCCGGCGACCGTCTTGCCGTGGTCGAGAACGAAGCCCGTGCCCGCCAGGTCACCTCCTATCGCGCGCACCAGAAGCGCGAGAACGCGGCCGCCTCGATCTCCGGCATGCGCGGCTCGCTCGAACAGATGATGTCGCAGTTGAAGACGGCGGGCCGCAAGGAATTCCCGCTTGTCATCAAGGCCGACGTGCAGGGCTCGCTGGAAGCCATTCTCGGCTCGCTGGAGAAGCTCGGTACCGAGGAGGTCGCCGCCCGCATCCTGCATGCCGGCGTCGGCGGCATCAGCGAGTCCGACGTCACGCTGGCCGAAGGCTTCAACGCCGCGATCATCGGCTTCTCGGTCCGAGCCAACAAGGAAGCCGCCGCGCTCGCCAAGCGCAACGGCATCGAGATCCGCTACTACAACATCATCTACGACCTCGTGGATGACGTGAAGAAGGCGATGAGCGGTCTGCTCGCGCCGACGCTGCGCGAGACCATGCTCGGCAATGCGCAGATCCTCGAGGTGTTCAACATCTCCAAGGTCGGCAAGGTCGCCGGCTGCCGCGTCACCGACGGCACCGTCGAGCGCGGCGCCAATGTCCGCCTGATCCGCGACAACGTCGTGGTTCACGAGGGCAAGCTGTCGACGCTGAAGCGCTTCAAGGACGAGGTGAAGGACGTGCAGGCCGGCCAGGAATGCGGCATGGCCTTCGAGAACTACGGCGACATGCGTGTCGGCGACGTCATCGAATGTTATCGCGTGGAGACCATTCAGCGCTCGCTGTAA
- the nusA gene encoding transcription termination factor NusA: MAVSANRLELLQIADAVAREKSIDRGIVIAAMEDAIAKAARARYGSETDVHAEIDPRKGELRLSRHMLVVEKVENPSNQISLDDARRANPGAQIGDTIADTLPPLEYGRIAAQSAKQVIVQKVREAERDRQYQEFKDRIGDIVNGVVKRVEYGSVILDLGRGEAIIRRDEMLPREVFRNGDRVRAYVFDVRRETRGPQIFLSRTHPQFMAKLFAQEVPEIYDGIVEIKAVARDPGSRAKIGVVSRDSSVDPVGACVGMRGSRVQAVVNELQGEKIDIIPWSPDIATFVVNALAPAEVAKVVIDEDRERIEVVVPDTNNQLSLAIGRRGQNVRLASQLTGWDIDILTEQEESERRQADFENSTRVFMESLNVDEVVGQLLASEGFTSVEELALVDLKDLASIEGFDEETATELQTRAREFLEQQEAELEAKRKELGVEDALKDVPGVTSKMLVKFGENDIKTVDDLAGCATDDLVGWVERKDGGEQTKFAGILDGLDVSRDDAEAMVMQARVKAGWITEADLAKGEAEDEAEGQPA; the protein is encoded by the coding sequence ATGGCCGTCAGCGCCAACCGGTTGGAACTGCTGCAGATCGCCGACGCCGTCGCGCGCGAGAAGTCGATCGACCGCGGCATCGTGATCGCCGCCATGGAAGACGCGATCGCCAAGGCCGCCCGCGCCCGCTATGGCAGCGAGACCGACGTCCATGCCGAGATCGACCCGCGCAAGGGCGAGCTCCGGCTGTCGCGCCACATGCTGGTGGTCGAGAAGGTCGAGAACCCCTCCAACCAGATCTCGCTCGATGACGCCCGCCGCGCCAATCCCGGCGCGCAGATCGGCGACACCATCGCCGATACGCTGCCGCCGCTGGAATATGGCCGCATCGCCGCGCAATCGGCCAAGCAGGTCATCGTGCAGAAGGTGCGCGAGGCCGAGCGCGACCGGCAGTACCAGGAATTCAAGGACCGCATCGGCGACATCGTCAACGGCGTCGTCAAGCGCGTCGAATATGGCAGCGTGATCCTCGACCTCGGCCGCGGCGAGGCGATCATCCGCCGCGACGAGATGCTGCCGCGCGAGGTGTTCCGCAACGGCGACCGCGTCCGCGCCTACGTGTTCGACGTGCGCCGCGAGACCCGCGGCCCGCAGATCTTCCTGTCGCGCACCCATCCCCAGTTCATGGCCAAGCTGTTCGCGCAGGAAGTGCCGGAGATCTACGACGGCATCGTTGAGATCAAGGCGGTGGCGCGCGATCCCGGCTCGCGTGCCAAGATCGGCGTCGTGTCCCGCGACTCCTCGGTCGATCCGGTGGGCGCCTGCGTCGGCATGCGCGGCTCGCGCGTGCAGGCCGTGGTGAACGAGCTGCAGGGCGAGAAGATCGACATCATCCCGTGGTCGCCCGATATCGCGACCTTCGTGGTCAACGCGCTGGCGCCGGCCGAAGTCGCCAAGGTCGTCATCGACGAGGACCGCGAGCGCATCGAGGTCGTCGTCCCCGACACCAACAACCAGCTCTCGCTGGCGATCGGACGCCGCGGCCAGAACGTCCGCCTCGCCTCGCAGCTGACCGGCTGGGACATCGACATCCTGACCGAACAGGAGGAATCGGAGCGCCGCCAGGCCGACTTCGAGAACTCGACCCGCGTATTCATGGAATCGCTCAACGTCGACGAAGTCGTCGGCCAGCTCTTGGCGTCCGAAGGCTTCACCTCGGTGGAGGAGCTCGCGCTGGTCGATCTCAAGGATCTCGCCAGCATCGAGGGCTTCGACGAGGAGACCGCGACCGAGCTGCAGACCCGCGCCCGCGAATTCCTGGAGCAGCAGGAGGCCGAGCTCGAGGCCAAGCGCAAGGAGCTCGGAGTCGAGGATGCGCTGAAGGACGTACCGGGCGTCACCTCCAAGATGCTGGTCAAGTTCGGCGAGAACGACATCAAGACCGTCGACGACCTCGCCGGCTGCGCCACCGACGATCTGGTCGGCTGGGTCGAGCGCAAGGACGGCGGCGAGCAGACCAAGTTCGCCGGCATTCTCGACGGGCTCGACGTCTCGCGCGACGACGCCGAGGCCATGGTCATGCAGGCCCGCGTCAAGGCCGGCTGGATCACCGAGGCCGATCTCGCCAAGGGCGAGGCGGAGGACGAAGCCGAAGGACAGCCCGCCTGA
- a CDS encoding DUF2336 domain-containing protein — MTPATALIPGLDGIVKHGDEERCVEATRRIADLLFEDVTRLRPEHINLFDGLLTDLLPFADVSTRVDLAERLSYLAKAPRVVVGRLAHDDEVAVASPLLRRSPVLDDRVLIEIAQSKSQGHLLAMAERPALSVEMTDVLVRRGDRDVVRRAAANDGATFSDRGYSELINRAGFDGVLTLTVGKRNDLSDDHLKQLLAGSLDVIRRRLFDVVRPEKQARIRQALAELDDTQGATASKRNFVPAQRTILALYEDGALDEAALIGFASAHKYEETVAALAAMTGLKIATLDRLISGDRHDPLLILGRTIGLDWRTVQALIQLRLGPRRVPAQRDLDALRVNYARLLSSTAERVVAFWKTRH, encoded by the coding sequence ATGACCCCAGCGACGGCGTTGATCCCCGGGCTCGACGGGATCGTCAAGCATGGCGATGAAGAGCGCTGCGTCGAAGCCACTCGCCGCATTGCCGATCTCCTTTTCGAGGACGTGACCAGGCTCCGTCCGGAGCACATCAATCTGTTCGATGGATTGTTGACGGACCTGCTGCCTTTCGCGGACGTATCGACGCGCGTCGATCTGGCCGAGCGCCTGTCGTATCTTGCGAAGGCGCCGCGTGTCGTCGTCGGCCGGCTCGCACATGACGACGAGGTCGCTGTGGCGAGCCCGCTGCTGCGACGCTCGCCGGTCCTCGATGATCGCGTGCTGATCGAGATCGCCCAGAGCAAGAGCCAGGGGCACTTGCTCGCGATGGCAGAGCGGCCGGCGCTCTCGGTCGAGATGACCGATGTCCTGGTACGCCGCGGTGATCGCGATGTGGTCAGGCGTGCGGCCGCCAATGATGGCGCAACGTTTTCTGACCGCGGCTATTCCGAGCTGATCAACCGCGCCGGCTTCGACGGCGTGCTGACGCTCACGGTCGGCAAGCGCAACGATCTGTCCGACGATCATCTCAAGCAGCTGCTGGCCGGCTCGCTCGATGTGATCAGGCGGCGGCTGTTCGACGTGGTCAGGCCGGAGAAACAGGCCAGGATCAGGCAAGCTCTCGCCGAGCTGGACGACACCCAGGGCGCGACCGCCAGCAAGCGCAATTTCGTGCCGGCGCAGCGCACGATTCTGGCGCTCTATGAGGACGGCGCGCTCGATGAAGCCGCCCTGATCGGCTTCGCATCCGCGCACAAATACGAGGAGACGGTGGCGGCGCTTGCCGCCATGACGGGGCTGAAGATCGCGACGCTGGACCGGTTGATCTCCGGCGATCGCCACGATCCGCTGCTGATCCTCGGCCGCACGATCGGTTTGGACTGGCGCACCGTGCAGGCGCTGATTCAGCTTCGCCTGGGGCCGAGGCGCGTGCCGGCGCAGCGCGATCTCGACGCGCTGCGCGTCAACTATGCGCGCCTGCTGTCGTCGACGGCCGAGCGCGTCGTGGCGTTCTGGAAGACGCGGCACTGA
- a CDS encoding helix-turn-helix domain-containing protein, with protein sequence MSTKAPNPVDKHVGSRVRMRRIMLGMSQEKLGEALGLTFQQIQKYEKGTNRVGASRIQQISEVLQVPVSFLFEGVPSGGTNGEAFGEGASPAYVSDFLATSEGLALTRAFTRIHDSKLRRSIVDLVEQIADREAPEEGEG encoded by the coding sequence ATGTCGACGAAAGCGCCCAACCCTGTTGACAAGCATGTCGGCAGCCGGGTGCGGATGCGCCGTATCATGCTGGGAATGAGCCAGGAAAAACTTGGTGAGGCTCTCGGACTCACGTTCCAGCAGATACAGAAGTACGAAAAAGGCACCAATCGAGTCGGCGCCAGCCGGATCCAGCAGATCTCTGAAGTTCTGCAGGTCCCTGTCTCGTTCCTGTTCGAAGGCGTCCCGAGTGGTGGGACCAATGGTGAGGCTTTCGGCGAGGGCGCCTCTCCGGCCTATGTATCTGATTTTCTGGCAACCTCCGAAGGGCTGGCGTTGACCCGCGCGTTTACGCGGATCCACGACTCGAAGCTTCGCCGCAGCATCGTCGACCTGGTCGAGCAGATTGCTGATCGCGAGGCGCCGGAAGAGGGTGAGGGCTGA
- the rbfA gene encoding 30S ribosome-binding factor RbfA — MPRHHQRGSAASGGSQRQLRVAETVRHAVADILSQGSAHDPDLEGHIITVPEVRMSPDLKLATIYIMPLGGRDTDVVLAALERNKKFLRGEVARRVNLKFAPDIRFRVDERFDEAERIEKLLRTPAVQRDLNSDLEES, encoded by the coding sequence ATGCCTCGTCATCATCAGAGGGGAAGCGCGGCTTCCGGCGGCTCGCAGCGTCAGCTGCGCGTCGCCGAGACCGTGCGTCACGCTGTCGCCGACATTCTCAGCCAGGGTAGCGCGCACGATCCGGACCTGGAGGGACACATCATCACGGTGCCCGAAGTCCGCATGTCGCCCGATCTCAAGCTTGCAACGATCTACATCATGCCGCTCGGCGGACGTGACACCGACGTCGTGCTCGCGGCGCTGGAGCGCAACAAGAAGTTCCTGCGCGGCGAGGTCGCGCGGCGCGTTAACCTGAAATTTGCACCTGACATCCGCTTCCGCGTCGACGAGCGATTCGACGAAGCGGAACGGATCGAGAAATTACTCAGAACACCCGCGGTGCAGAGAGATCTCAATTCGGATTTGGAAGAGAGCTGA
- a CDS encoding M20 family metallopeptidase: MTAINNTFDSRTILEGIRQWVEIETPTEAPDKVNELASVVAAGYRGLDAKVERIPGRNGCGDHLVARSSWGQEEPGILVLSHLDTVHPIGFIQRLPFSIDGDVAYGPGIYDMKGGAYLAYHAFRQICADGQRSPLGITHLFVSDEEIGSPTSRALIEEEGRKAKYVLVTEPARDGGKIVTGRKGVARFDVSIRGVPAHAGARPQDGRSAIRELANVIHALEALNDPARGITVNVGVVRGGTRPNVIAEEAHAEVDARLPTPGDADEIVPKILGLKSRSEGVTVEVKGEVNRPPYVKGNAGAALFEHARTLAEELGFDLVDTYTGGGSDGNFTAPFTATLDGLGVDGKGAHTHYEQMYISSIEPRARLLHRLYQTLR; this comes from the coding sequence ATGACTGCCATCAACAATACGTTCGATAGTCGCACAATTCTCGAAGGCATCCGCCAGTGGGTCGAGATCGAAACGCCGACCGAGGCGCCCGACAAGGTCAATGAGCTCGCGTCTGTGGTCGCCGCCGGCTATCGCGGGCTCGACGCCAAAGTCGAGCGGATTCCCGGTCGCAACGGCTGCGGCGACCATCTCGTGGCGCGCTCGTCATGGGGGCAGGAGGAGCCAGGCATTCTGGTGCTGAGCCATCTCGACACGGTGCACCCGATCGGCTTCATCCAGCGCCTTCCGTTCTCGATCGACGGCGATGTCGCCTACGGGCCCGGCATCTACGACATGAAGGGCGGCGCCTATCTCGCCTATCACGCCTTTCGTCAAATCTGCGCGGACGGCCAGCGATCGCCGCTCGGCATTACTCATTTGTTCGTCTCAGACGAAGAGATCGGCAGCCCGACATCGCGCGCGCTGATCGAAGAGGAGGGGCGCAAGGCCAAATATGTGCTCGTCACCGAGCCCGCGCGCGATGGCGGCAAGATCGTCACCGGCCGCAAGGGCGTAGCGCGCTTCGACGTGTCGATCCGCGGCGTGCCTGCGCATGCCGGCGCGCGCCCGCAGGACGGTCGCAGTGCGATCCGCGAACTCGCCAATGTGATCCACGCGCTCGAGGCACTGAATGACCCGGCACGCGGCATCACCGTGAATGTCGGCGTGGTGCGCGGCGGCACACGTCCGAACGTGATCGCCGAGGAAGCCCATGCGGAGGTTGATGCGCGGCTGCCGACCCCCGGTGATGCCGACGAGATCGTACCGAAGATCCTCGGTTTGAAGTCGCGCAGCGAGGGCGTCACCGTCGAGGTGAAGGGCGAGGTCAACCGGCCGCCCTACGTCAAGGGCAATGCCGGCGCTGCGCTGTTCGAGCATGCGAGAACACTTGCCGAAGAGCTCGGCTTCGATCTCGTCGACACCTACACCGGCGGCGGCTCCGACGGCAATTTCACAGCACCATTCACTGCAACGCTCGACGGGCTCGGCGTCGACGGCAAGGGCGCGCATACGCATTACGAACAGATGTACATCTCCTCGATCGAGCCGCGGGCGCGTCTGCTCCACCGGCTATATCAGACGCTGCGATGA
- a CDS encoding RNA-binding protein has translation MLALADPELDNGPRTDKSATMRMCVVSREVRPIGELIRFVVGPSGDVVPDIKRKLPGRGLWIAASKPAVAEAVRRHHFSRGFKTNVRVHPTLADDLEALLARSAIEALGIAAKAGQVISGFSKVEAALSQRQTRVGLAALIHAADGAADGIRKLDALVRPTDGDQRQAPPIPIICCLTSAELDLALGRSNVIHAAVLAGPASRTFLSRSQTLVRYRSADADKIAGTAATTSASTSTSSTSPVATSKT, from the coding sequence ATGCTCGCTTTGGCCGACCCCGAGCTCGACAATGGACCGCGGACCGACAAGTCCGCGACCATGCGCATGTGCGTGGTCAGCCGCGAGGTGCGGCCGATCGGCGAGCTGATCCGGTTCGTGGTCGGCCCGTCGGGGGACGTCGTGCCCGACATCAAGCGCAAGCTGCCCGGACGGGGATTGTGGATCGCGGCGTCGAAGCCGGCGGTTGCGGAAGCGGTGCGCCGTCACCATTTCAGCCGTGGCTTCAAGACCAACGTCCGCGTCCACCCGACGCTTGCCGATGATCTGGAGGCCCTGCTGGCTCGCAGCGCGATCGAGGCGTTGGGGATCGCGGCCAAGGCCGGTCAGGTCATCTCTGGTTTTTCCAAGGTGGAGGCGGCGCTCTCGCAGCGTCAGACCCGGGTCGGCTTGGCCGCCCTGATCCACGCCGCGGACGGCGCGGCCGACGGGATTCGCAAGCTCGACGCACTGGTGCGGCCGACTGACGGGGATCAACGACAAGCCCCGCCAATTCCGATCATCTGCTGTCTCACTTCGGCAGAATTGGATTTGGCACTTGGGCGCTCAAATGTGATACATGCTGCCGTGCTCGCGGGCCCGGCGAGCAGGACATTCCTGTCGCGCAGCCAGACTCTGGTCCGATACCGGTCGGCCGACGCTGACAAGATTGCCGGAACCGCGGCCACGACATCTGCTTCGACTTCAACGTCTTCGACGTCACCCGTTGCGACTTCGAAGACATAG
- the rimP gene encoding ribosome maturation factor RimP: MTEPTLAAADTDLLTEPRLVVEPGVAARVAAVADPVLQGMGYRLVRIRISGESGCTVQVMAERPDGTMQIEDCEAVSRALSPVLDIADPIDRAYRLEISSPGIDRPLVRRSDFERHVGHLVKIEMAVAYQNRKRFRGIIKGVEGDGVRITRDDVAKDADPDVVLPMADIGDAKMVLTDELIAESMRRGKAAEREKKRDLGLAPPLAPHAKPAAQAKPKPKAKDGKPAKKPLPTDTKKHRLAADRARRGEIDPD, from the coding sequence ATGACGGAACCGACCCTCGCAGCCGCAGACACCGACCTTCTGACCGAGCCCCGGCTCGTCGTGGAGCCGGGCGTTGCGGCGCGTGTCGCGGCGGTGGCCGACCCGGTGCTGCAGGGAATGGGTTACCGGCTGGTGCGGATCCGCATCTCCGGCGAATCCGGCTGCACCGTCCAGGTGATGGCCGAGCGCCCCGACGGCACCATGCAGATCGAGGATTGCGAGGCGGTGTCGCGGGCGCTGTCGCCAGTGCTGGACATCGCCGACCCGATCGACCGCGCCTACCGGCTCGAGATCTCCTCGCCGGGCATCGACCGGCCGCTGGTCCGTCGCTCCGATTTCGAGCGCCATGTCGGTCATCTCGTGAAGATCGAGATGGCCGTGGCGTATCAGAACCGCAAGCGCTTCCGCGGCATCATCAAGGGTGTCGAAGGCGACGGCGTACGCATCACCCGCGACGACGTCGCCAAGGACGCCGACCCCGATGTCGTGCTGCCGATGGCCGACATCGGCGACGCCAAAATGGTTCTGACCGACGAGCTGATCGCCGAGTCGATGCGCCGCGGCAAGGCGGCCGAGCGCGAAAAGAAGCGTGACCTTGGGCTCGCTCCGCCGCTTGCGCCGCACGCCAAGCCGGCGGCCCAGGCCAAGCCGAAGCCGAAAGCCAAGGACGGCAAGCCGGCCAAGAAGCCGCTGCCGACCGACACCAAGAAGCATCGCCTCGCCGCCGATCGTGCGCGCAGAGGCGAGATCGATCCTGATTAG
- a CDS encoding tRNA (guanine(46)-N(7))-methyltransferase TrmB — protein MSLAMMPIDDDHTGDGALHGQGSFFGRRKGHKLRTHQADLVENLLPHLALDLSAPADVVLPTLYDPPVDALRLEIGFGGGEHLAAEAKAYPTTGFIGCEPYVNGMAKILSAIEADDIGNIRLLAGDAAELLAWLPPQSLQRIDLIHPDPWPKRRHWKRRFVQGATIAAMARVLKPGGEFRFVSDIADYCAWTLWHMLRAPDFVWTAERADDWRLPWPGYTMTRYGRKATREGRVANYLIFSRR, from the coding sequence ATGAGCCTTGCGATGATGCCCATCGACGACGATCACACCGGCGACGGAGCCCTGCATGGCCAGGGCTCGTTCTTCGGCCGGCGCAAGGGTCACAAGCTGCGGACGCACCAGGCCGACCTGGTCGAGAATCTGCTGCCGCATCTCGCGCTCGACCTGTCGGCCCCCGCCGACGTCGTGCTGCCGACGCTGTATGATCCACCGGTCGACGCGCTGCGGCTCGAGATCGGCTTCGGCGGCGGCGAGCATCTCGCGGCGGAGGCCAAGGCCTACCCCACGACGGGCTTCATCGGCTGCGAGCCCTATGTCAACGGCATGGCCAAGATCCTCTCGGCGATCGAGGCCGACGACATCGGCAACATCCGGCTGCTCGCTGGTGACGCAGCCGAGCTGCTGGCCTGGCTGCCCCCGCAGTCGCTGCAGCGGATCGATCTCATTCATCCGGATCCATGGCCGAAGCGGCGGCATTGGAAGCGGCGCTTCGTGCAGGGTGCTACGATTGCCGCGATGGCCCGCGTGCTGAAGCCAGGCGGCGAGTTCCGCTTCGTCAGCGACATCGCCGACTATTGCGCCTGGACGCTGTGGCACATGCTGCGCGCGCCGGATTTCGTCTGGACCGCGGAGCGCGCCGACGACTGGCGCCTGCCGTGGCCGGGCTACACGATGACCCGCTACGGCCGCAAGGCGACGCGCGAGGGTCGCGTCGCCAACTACCTGATCTTCAGCCGGCGCTGA